The following proteins come from a genomic window of Mustela lutreola isolate mMusLut2 chromosome 6, mMusLut2.pri, whole genome shotgun sequence:
- the LOC131834083 gene encoding ATP-dependent RNA helicase DDX18-like, which translates to MSHLPMKLLRKKIEKRNLKLRQRNLKLQGVSDVSISETQNVDMSEEPVGSGKVKKSLKQSVNVGSSEAQNGERTKETVETVQVKKKKKKSTIKINGEAATQPPNSEPKKKKKKKRKMVDDAGPDTKKVKTEDKGDSEEGAQAPEGTENSVEKPDDQEEDNEVPSLPLGLTGAFEDTSFASLTDLVNENTLRAIKEMGFTNMTEIQHKSIRPLLEGRDLLAAAKTGSGKTLAFLIPAVELIVKLKFMPRNGTGVLILSPTRELAMQTFGVLKELMTYHVHTYGLIMGGSNRSAEAQKLGNGINIIVATPGRLLDHMQNTPGFMYKNLQCLVIDEADRILDVGFEEELKQIIKLLPTRRQTMLFSATQTRKVEDLARISLKKEPLYVGVDDDKANATVDGLEQGYVVCPSEKRFLLLFTFLKKNRKKKLMVFFSSCKSVKYHYELLNYIDLPVLAIHGRQKQNKRTTTFFQFCNADSGILLCTDVAARGLDIPEVDWIVQYDPPDDPKEYIHRVGKTARGLNGRGHALLILRPEELGFLRYLKQSKVPLSEFQFSWSKISDIQSQLEKLIEKNYFLHKSAQEAYKSYIRAYDSHSLKQIFNVNNLNLPQVALSFGFKVPPFVDLNVNSNDGKLKKRGGGGGFGYQKAKKVEKSKIFKHISKKSSDSRQFSH; encoded by the coding sequence ATGTCCCATCTACCCATGAAACTCCTGCGCAAGAAGATCGAGAAACGGAACCTCAAATTGCGCCAGCGAAACTTAAAGCTTCAGGGAGTCTCGGATGTGAGCATATCAGAAACGCAAAATGTGGATATGTCTGAAGAACCAGTGGGAAGTGGGAAGGTTAAAAAATCCCTGAAACAGTCGGTGAATGTGGGCTCCTCAGAAGCCCAGAATGGAGAGAGAACCAAAGAAACAGTGGAAACtgtacaagttaaaaaaaaaaaaaagaaatctaccatAAAAATCAATGGAGAAGCAGCAACACAGCCTCCCAATTCAGAAccgaaaaagaagaaaaagaaaaagagaaaaatggtggATGATGCTGGGCCTGATACCAAAAAAGTGAAAACTGAAGACAAAGGGGACTCTGAAGAAGGGGCCCAAGCTCCTGAAGGaacagaaaacagtgtggagaagcCAGATGATCAGGAAGAGGACAATGAAGTGCCCAGCCTACCCCTAGGACTGACAGGCGCTTTTGAGGATACTTCATTTGCTTCTCTTACTGATCTTGTCAATGAGAACACTCTCAGGGCAATAAAAGAAATGGGTTTTACAAACATGACTGAAATTCAGCATAAAAGTATCAGACCACTTCTGGAAGGCAGGGATCTTCTAGCAGCTGCAAAAACAGGCAGTGGTAAAACGCTGGCATTTCTCATCCCTGCAGTCGAACTCATTGTCAAGTTAAAGTTCATGCCTAGGAATGGAACGGGAGTTCTTATCCTCTCACCTACTAGGGAACTGGCCATGCAGACTTTCGGTGTTCTTAAGGAGCTAATGACGTACCATGTTCACACATACGGCTTGATAATGGGTGGCAGCAACAGGTCGGCTGAAGCACAGAAACTCGGTAATGGGATCAACATCATCGTGGCCACCCCAGGCCGCCTCCTAGACCACATGCAGAATACCCCAGGGTTTATGTATAAAAATCTGCAGTGTCTGGTTATTGACGAGGCTGATCGTATCTTAGATGTTGGGTTTGAAGaggaattaaaacaaattattaaacttCTGCCAACACGCAGGCAAACCATGCTCTTTTCTGCCACACAAACTCGAAAAGTTGAGGACTTGGCAaggatttctttgaaaaaggagcCATTGTATGTTGGTGTTGATGACGATAAAGCTAATGCAACAGTGGATGGTCTTGAGCAGGGCTATGTTGTTTGTCCCTCGGAAAAGAGATTCCTCCTACTTTTTACATTCCTTAAGAAGAACcggaagaagaaactgatggtctTCTTTTCATCCTGTAAGTCCGTGAAATACCACTATGAGTTGCTGAACTACATCGATTTACCTGTCTTGGCCATTCATGGAAGGCAGAAGCAAAATAAGCGTACAACCACATTCTTCCAGTTTTGCAACGCAGATTCAGGGATATTGTTATGTACTGACGTGGCAGCGAGAGGGCTGGATATTCCTGAAGTCGACTGGATTGTTCAGTATGACCCTCCAGATGACCCCAAGGAATATATTCATCGTGTAGGAAAAACAGCCAGAGGCCTAAACGGGAGAGGGCATGCCTTGCTCATTTTACGCCCTGAAGAATTGGGTTTCCTTCGTTACTTGAAGCAATCCAAGGTTCCATTAagtgaatttcagttttcctggTCCAAAATTTCTGACATTCAGTCTCAGCTTGAAAAATTGATTGAAAAGAACTACTTTCTTCATAAGTCAGCCCAGGAAGCATATAAGTCCTACATTCGAGCATATGATTCCCACTCTCTGAAACAGATCTTCAATGTTAATAACTTAAATTTGCCTCAGGTTgctctttcttttggtttcaagGTGCCTCCTTTTGTTGATCTGAACGTGAACAGCAATGACGGCAAGCTTAAAAAGAGAGGAGGCGGTGGTGGCTTCGGCTACCAGAAAGCCAAAAAAGTCGAGAAGTCCAAAATCTTCAAACACATTAGCAAGAAGTCCTCTGACAGCCGGCAGTTCTCCCACTGA